In a genomic window of Pararge aegeria chromosome 7, ilParAegt1.1, whole genome shotgun sequence:
- the LOC120624886 gene encoding torso-like protein, whose translation MFMIFLTLFFCCGVCESGEGDLGYSLNIGNAIDVFANYGDLSQVTQVVSADYEEDSSETVEPFREKNIRVFENVTSIESPGDPMVALNIQLCETFEELLAAYFRNFRIEGTEQPWKAFLGDWIYDEIMRTFGIEYETQTDNCCYVLVKLSKTHETVQMDSTKKIRVKEYVERAIEKLDVNDTAAVRRFMKSYGTHYIDSYVTGNFIYQVFKYKRSGFHLLKTYVKRGRRRSSTDNLRFYFSSYFLKQVGDIRMASGNKRIEEWARDNLRDSQYLFSRPSLLRLYYNAKLANKLNDMLDNGALLGLSLKILHPLFKDRYKREKYAEIVENDMKLWEVNA comes from the exons ATgtttatgatatttttgactCTATTTTTCTGTTGTGGTGTGTGCGAGAGCGGAGAAGGGGATCTGGGTTACAGTTTGAATATAGGAAATGCTATAGATGTGTTTGCGAA ttatggAGATTTATCACAAGTAACCCAAGTGGTTTCAGCGGACTATGAAGAGGACAGCTCGGAAACAGTGGAACCGTTCCGGGAAAAGAATATCCGGGTGTTCGAGAACGTCACTAGCATAGAATCCCCAGGGGATCCGATGGTAGCTCTGAACATACAACTTTGTGAAACATTCGAGGAATTACTGGCTGCCTACTTCCGGAACTTTAGAATAGAGGG TACAGAACAACCATGGAAAGCGTTTTTAGGCGACTGGATATACGACGAAATCATGAGGACGTTCGGAATTGAGTACGAAACGCAGACCGATAATTGCTGCTACGTGCTAGTAAAGCTTTCGAAAACCCACGAGACCGTTCAGATGGACTCTACCAAAAAGATCAGGGTGAAGGAATATGTTGAAAGAGCAATCGAGAAGCTTGACGTCAACGATACGGCAGCTGTAAGACGGTTCATGAAGAGTTATGGGACCCATTACATTGACTCGTATGTTACTGGGAATTTTATATATCAG GTATTCAAATATAAAAGGTCAGGGTTCCATCTCTTAAAGACTTACGTCAAGCGAGGCCGGCGTAGGTCCAGCACCGACAACTTGAGATTCTATTTCTCTTCGTATTTCCTCAAACAAGTTGGGGACATAAGA ATGGCCAGTGGTAACAAAAGAATAGAAGAATGGGCTAGAGACAACCTACGTGACAGCCAATACCTGTTCTCGAGGCCGAGCCTACTTAGACTATATTACAACGCCAAATTAGCAAATAAACTGAACGATATGCTAGACAACGGAGCTCTTTTAGGATTAAGTCTTAAGATTTTACATCCTCTATTTAAAGATCGGTACAAACGAGAAAAATATGCGGAGATCGTTGAAAATGATATGAAACTTTGGGAAGTAAATGCAtaa